One Helicobacter pylori NQ4053 genomic region harbors:
- a CDS encoding HsdR family type I site-specific deoxyribonuclease, with protein sequence MNYETIAESNESTVVAQFHSDSERKSTYESEAELERAFIKLLEKQGYEFKQIHNEKELKDNLKEQLEKLNDHCFTPKEWDTLYFQFIANKNEDYKAKTRKIQEDPIFNLTLENGKTKNVKIIDKKNIHRNALQVIHQYSNKGGKYENRYDVSVLVNGLPLVHVELKKRGVAIREAFNQIKRYKRDSFSAEDGLFEFVQIFVISNGTSSKYYSNTTRIAQIEKNNKADTFEFTNYWADSKNRNIEDLMDFAKSFFAKRSLLNVLTRYCVFTSEEVLLVMRPYQIVAAERILEKIKATHDSKTYKKSQSGGYIWHTTGSGKTLTSFKSATLAKELEHVSKVLFVVDRKDLDYQTMKEYDKFQKDCANSNTSTKILKQQLEDFNAKIIITTIQKLDKFVKAHLKGHAIFNEEVVMIFDECHRSQLGSMHQAITKAFKKYHLFGFTGTPIFEKNCDKNNPLGTTEQKFGRCLHQYTIIDAIRDKNVLPFRVEYHNTIKAKEGIKDKEVRAVDEKNALLDTRRIKEIAKCIVERFHQATKSKKFNSILACSGIEALKKYYQAFKEEKHDLKIATIFSYSANEEIEALEDENNESACQLDKSSRDFLEGAIADYNGMFKTSFDTSDQKFQSYYKDLSQKMKEREIDLLLVANMFLTGFDATRLNTLWVDKNLKYHGLIQAFSRTNRILDSVKTHGNIVCFRDLEQDLNDALMLFGNKDARSIALLRKYEDYLKGYTDNHKEYEGYEGLIGRLLTEFPLKEPIISESQKKDFIKLFGKILKLENILNSFENFNKDDHINPRDFQDYQSKYLDFYDEMRPEKGKDKEEINDDLIFEIELIKQVEVNIDYILTLIEKFAKENDLEIQGVKTKIEPIINSSIELRNKRDLIMGFIDKYNKDEEVHAYFQNYIHQKREEEFQNIIEENRLNEEKAYSFMQHAFSGGEINFSGTEFPEIIEEKVSRFDKNSRYQEVKEKVAASLSRFFHRFCDLTSAIFKKNGVKKDEVNEK encoded by the coding sequence ATGAATTACGAAACGATCGCAGAAAGCAATGAAAGCACGGTAGTAGCACAATTTCATAGCGATAGTGAAAGGAAAAGCACTTATGAGAGCGAAGCAGAGCTAGAAAGGGCGTTTATTAAGCTTTTAGAAAAACAAGGCTATGAATTTAAACAAATCCACAATGAAAAAGAATTGAAAGACAATTTAAAAGAGCAGTTAGAAAAGCTTAACGATCATTGTTTCACGCCCAAAGAATGGGACACTCTTTATTTTCAATTCATCGCTAATAAAAACGAGGACTATAAGGCTAAAACAAGAAAGATCCAAGAAGATCCGATTTTTAATCTCACGCTTGAGAATGGAAAAACCAAAAACGTTAAAATCATTGATAAGAAAAATATCCATAGAAACGCCTTGCAAGTGATCCACCAATACAGCAATAAAGGGGGGAAGTATGAGAACCGCTATGATGTGAGTGTCCTTGTGAATGGCTTGCCTTTAGTGCATGTGGAATTGAAAAAAAGAGGTGTGGCGATCAGAGAGGCGTTCAATCAGATCAAGCGCTATAAAAGGGATAGTTTTAGTGCTGAAGACGGGCTTTTTGAGTTCGTGCAGATTTTTGTCATCAGTAACGGCACGAGTAGTAAATACTATTCAAACACCACCAGAATAGCCCAAATTGAAAAAAACAACAAAGCCGATACTTTTGAATTCACGAATTATTGGGCGGACAGCAAGAATCGTAATATTGAGGATTTAATGGATTTTGCCAAGTCGTTTTTTGCGAAGCGCAGCCTTTTGAACGTTTTAACGCGCTATTGCGTTTTCACAAGCGAAGAGGTTTTATTGGTGATGCGGCCTTATCAAATCGTGGCGGCCGAAAGGATTTTAGAAAAAATCAAAGCCACTCATGATAGTAAAACTTATAAGAAAAGCCAAAGCGGAGGCTATATCTGGCACACGACAGGGAGCGGTAAAACCTTAACGAGCTTTAAAAGCGCGACTTTGGCTAAAGAATTAGAACACGTTTCAAAAGTTTTGTTTGTGGTGGACAGGAAGGATTTGGACTATCAAACCATGAAAGAATACGATAAATTCCAAAAAGATTGCGCTAATTCCAACACCAGCACCAAGATTTTAAAACAACAGCTTGAAGATTTTAACGCTAAAATCATTATCACCACGATCCAAAAATTAGACAAATTCGTTAAAGCCCACCTTAAAGGGCATGCGATTTTTAATGAAGAGGTGGTGATGATTTTTGATGAATGCCACAGGAGTCAGCTAGGATCGATGCACCAAGCTATCACTAAAGCGTTTAAAAAATACCACCTTTTTGGCTTCACCGGCACGCCCATTTTTGAAAAAAATTGCGATAAAAACAACCCGTTAGGCACGACAGAGCAAAAATTTGGGAGATGCCTCCACCAATACACCATTATTGATGCGATCAGGGATAAAAACGTTTTGCCCTTTAGAGTGGAATACCACAACACCATTAAAGCTAAAGAGGGCATTAAAGATAAAGAGGTTAGAGCGGTTGATGAAAAAAACGCTCTTTTAGATACTAGGAGGATTAAAGAAATCGCAAAATGCATTGTAGAGCGTTTCCATCAAGCCACTAAAAGTAAAAAATTCAATTCCATTCTGGCATGTTCTGGTATAGAAGCTCTGAAAAAATACTACCAAGCCTTTAAAGAAGAAAAACACGACCTTAAAATCGCTACCATTTTCAGTTATAGCGCTAATGAAGAAATTGAAGCGCTAGAAGATGAAAACAATGAAAGCGCTTGCCAGCTAGACAAAAGCTCAAGGGATTTTTTAGAGGGCGCGATTGCGGATTATAACGGGATGTTTAAAACTTCTTTTGACACTTCGGATCAAAAATTCCAAAGCTATTATAAGGATCTTTCTCAAAAAATGAAGGAGCGTGAAATCGATCTTTTACTGGTGGCAAACATGTTTCTTACCGGGTTTGACGCTACAAGGCTCAACACCCTTTGGGTGGATAAAAACCTGAAATACCATGGGCTAATCCAAGCCTTTTCACGCACGAACCGCATTTTAGACAGCGTCAAAACGCATGGGAATATCGTGTGTTTTAGGGATTTGGAGCAAGATTTGAATGATGCGCTCATGCTTTTTGGCAATAAGGACGCTAGGTCTATTGCGCTATTAAGAAAATATGAAGATTATTTGAAAGGCTACACAGATAATCATAAAGAATACGAGGGCTATGAGGGTTTGATTGGAAGGCTTTTAACCGAATTTCCCTTAAAAGAGCCAATCATTTCAGAAAGCCAGAAAAAGGATTTCATCAAGCTTTTTGGCAAGATTTTGAAATTAGAAAATATTTTAAACAGCTTTGAAAATTTCAACAAAGACGATCACATCAATCCAAGGGATTTTCAAGACTATCAAAGCAAATACCTTGATTTTTACGATGAAATGAGGCCAGAAAAAGGGAAGGATAAAGAAGAGATTAACGACGACTTGATCTTTGAAATTGAACTCATCAAGCAAGTGGAAGTCAATATTGACTACATTTTGACTTTGATTGAAAAGTTCGCTAAAGAGAATGATCTAGAAATTCAAGGCGTTAAAACCAAAATAGAGCCGATCATCAACTCCAGCATAGAATTAAGGAATAAAAGAGATTTGATCATGGGTTTCATTGACAAATACAACAAAGATGAAGAAGTCCATGCGTATTTTCAAAACTATATCCACCAAAAAAGAGAAGAGGAATTCCAAAATATCATAGAAGAAAACCGCTTGAATGAAGAAAAAGCCTATTCGTTCATGCAGCATGCCTTTAGTGGGGGTGAAATCAATTTCAGCGGGACGGAATTTCCTGAAATCATTGAAGAAAAAGTCTCCAGGTTTGATAAAAATTCGCGCTATCAAGAGGTGAAAGAAAAAGTCGCTGCAAGCCTTTCTCGTTTTTTCCACCGCTTTTGTGATCTCACTAGCGCTATATTTAAGAAAAATGGGGTTAAAAAAGATGAGGTTAATGAAAAATAG
- the thiE gene encoding thiamine phosphate synthase, translated as MFDADCLKLMFVAGSQDFYHIKGDRTNALLDTLELALQSKITAFQFRQKGDLALQDPVEIKQLALECQKLCKKYGVPFIINDEVRLALELKADGVHVGQEDMAIEEVITLCKKRLFIGLSVNTLEQALKARHLDGVAYLGVGPIFPTPSKKDAKEVVGVNLLKKIHDSGVKKPLIAIGGITTDNASKLWEYGGIAVISTITQAKDKALAVETLLKNA; from the coding sequence ATGTTTGATGCGGATTGTTTGAAACTCATGTTTGTGGCTGGTTCGCAAGATTTCTACCATATAAAAGGCGATAGGACAAACGCGCTTTTAGACACTTTAGAATTAGCTTTACAATCTAAAATCACAGCGTTTCAATTCCGCCAAAAAGGCGATTTAGCCTTACAAGATCCTGTTGAAATCAAACAATTAGCCCTAGAGTGTCAAAAATTATGCAAAAAATACGGCGTGCCTTTTATTATTAATGATGAGGTGCGACTCGCACTAGAATTAAAGGCTGATGGCGTGCATGTGGGGCAAGAAGACATGGCTATAGAAGAGGTAATAACTTTATGCAAAAAGCGCCTTTTTATCGGTTTGAGCGTCAATACTTTAGAGCAAGCCCTAAAAGCGCGCCATTTAGACGGCGTAGCCTATTTAGGGGTAGGCCCTATTTTCCCCACACCATCTAAAAAAGACGCTAAAGAAGTTGTAGGCGTCAATCTTTTAAAAAAAATACACGATAGCGGGGTGAAAAAACCCCTGATAGCGATTGGGGGCATCACGACAGATAACGCTTCAAAATTGTGGGAATATGGGGGTATCGCAGTCATTAGCACGATCACACAAGCCAAAGATAAAGCCTTAGCGGTTGAAACACTTTTAAAAAATGCGTGA
- a CDS encoding COG2958 family protein yields the protein MKLRDIEIVQSVLEAIKEPIKVTEIYDRAKELFEKGEITKMFDCGGNTPHQSVSAYIYTALNKGEELPFLKAQENPILIALKSAAKEPVLNTEKISVPNAKIVHNKIAHERDLHPFLTYMAIHNENLKCYTKTIFHEESVKSPKGTDRWLYPDMVGVRFLHAELSNENLIAFSKKFDTLPVKLVSFELKKEISVHNCRECYFQAISNSSNEGYLVGRHIDTHNPQLMDLLKRLHASFGIGVIDLRTNEDKSTILLNAKYKEKIDYTVASELSAKNEKFSGFLKSVVDYDPAHSYRYKDEFDEVKKKEELYPNPSLSF from the coding sequence ATGAAATTACGAGATATTGAAATCGTTCAAAGCGTTTTAGAAGCGATTAAAGAGCCTATCAAAGTTACTGAGATTTATGATAGAGCTAAAGAGCTTTTTGAAAAAGGCGAGATTACAAAAATGTTTGATTGTGGGGGCAACACACCACACCAAAGCGTTAGCGCTTATATTTATACAGCCTTAAACAAGGGCGAAGAGCTGCCTTTTTTGAAAGCGCAAGAAAACCCAATCTTAATCGCTTTAAAAAGCGCGGCTAAAGAGCCGGTTTTGAATACTGAAAAAATAAGCGTTCCAAACGCTAAAATCGTGCATAATAAAATCGCGCATGAAAGGGATTTGCACCCCTTTTTAACTTACATGGCTATTCATAATGAAAATTTGAAATGCTACACGAAAACCATTTTTCACGAAGAGAGTGTGAAATCGCCAAAAGGCACAGACAGGTGGCTTTATCCGGACATGGTGGGGGTTAGGTTTTTGCATGCTGAATTATCCAATGAAAATTTAATCGCTTTTTCTAAGAAATTTGACACTTTGCCCGTTAAACTGGTGAGTTTTGAATTGAAAAAAGAAATCAGCGTGCATAATTGCAGGGAGTGTTATTTTCAAGCGATTTCTAACAGCTCTAATGAGGGGTATTTAGTGGGCCGTCATATTGATACGCACAATCCCCAACTCATGGATTTGTTGAAGCGTTTGCATGCGAGTTTTGGGATTGGCGTGATTGATTTAAGAACTAATGAGGATAAAAGCACTATTTTATTGAACGCTAAATACAAAGAAAAAATTGATTACACCGTGGCTTCAGAGCTTAGCGCGAAAAATGAAAAATTCAGCGGTTTTTTAAAGAGCGTCGTGGATTATGACCCGGCTCACTCATACCGCTATAAAGATGAATTTGATGAGGTTAAAAAGAAAGAGGAGTTATACCCTAACCCATCGCTTTCTTTTTAA
- the thiD gene encoding bifunctional hydroxymethylpyrimidine kinase/phosphomethylpyrimidine kinase, whose product MKVYPQVLSIAGSDSGGGAGIQADLKAFQTLGVFGTSVITCITAQNTQGVHGVYPLSVESVKAQILAIKDDFSIKAFKMGALCNAQIIECVADTLETCDFGLCVLDPVMVAKNGALLLEEEAILSLKKRLLPKTNLLTPNLPEVYALTGVQVRDDKSASKAMGILRDLGVKNAVIKGGHTEHFQGEFSNDWVFLEDAEFILNAKRFNTKNTHGTGCVLSSLIVGLLAQGLDLKNAITKAKELLTIIIQNPLNIGHGHGPLNLWSIKKHV is encoded by the coding sequence GTGAAAGTTTATCCGCAAGTTTTAAGCATTGCTGGCAGCGATAGCGGTGGGGGCGCTGGGATACAGGCCGATTTGAAAGCGTTCCAAACTTTGGGCGTGTTTGGGACAAGCGTGATCACTTGCATCACCGCGCAAAACACACAGGGCGTGCATGGGGTTTATCCGTTGAGCGTTGAGAGCGTGAAAGCGCAAATCTTAGCCATCAAAGATGATTTTTCTATCAAAGCGTTCAAAATGGGAGCGTTATGCAACGCTCAAATCATTGAATGCGTAGCGGACACTTTAGAAACTTGCGATTTTGGGTTGTGCGTTTTAGATCCGGTGATGGTGGCAAAGAATGGGGCTTTGCTTTTAGAAGAAGAGGCGATTCTAAGCTTAAAAAAACGCCTTTTACCTAAAACCAATTTACTAACCCCTAACCTCCCTGAAGTCTATGCGCTCACAGGCGTTCAAGTGCGAGACGATAAAAGCGCTTCAAAAGCGATGGGTATTTTAAGGGATTTAGGCGTTAAAAACGCCGTGATTAAAGGGGGGCATACAGAGCATTTTCAAGGGGAATTTAGCAACGACTGGGTGTTTTTAGAAGACGCTGAATTTATCTTAAACGCTAAGCGCTTTAACACCAAAAACACGCATGGCACGGGTTGCGTTCTGTCTAGCTTGATTGTGGGCTTACTCGCTCAAGGGTTGGATTTAAAAAACGCTATCACAAAGGCTAAAGAGCTTTTAACTATTATCATTCAAAACCCCTTAAACATTGGGCATGGGCATGGGCCTTTGAATTTGTGGAGCATCAAAAAGCATGTTTGA
- a CDS encoding type I restriction-modification system subunit M yields MENKNTQANEKNNEHASSSLERNELHNTIWKVANELRGSVDGWDFKQYVLGILFYRYISENMTDYINQRESDPSFDYASLSDEMAERARKGLIEEKGFFIPPSALFCNVLKNAPSNEDLNVTLQNIFTEIEKSSLGTPSEENVKGLFADLDVNSNKLGSSHSKRVEKLTKILQAIGGMQLGDYLKSGIDVFGDAYEYLMAMYASNAGKSGGEFFTPQEVSELLAKIALHGQESINKVYDPCCGSGSLLLQFSKVLGDKNVSKGYFGQEINLTTYNLCRINMFLHDINYSKFHIALGDTLLDPKHEDDEPFDAIVSNPPYSTKWVGDSNPILINDERFSPAGVLAPKNAADLAFTMHMLSYLSNSGTAAIVEFPGVLYRGGAEKKIREYLVKENCIDCVIALPENLFFGTNIATCILVLKKNKKDDTTLFIDASKEFVKDGKKNKLKERNREKILQTYIERKEVKHFCALVNIEKIQENDYNLSVNRYVEQEDTKEIIDIKALNSEIAQIVEKQSALRNRLESIIKELEA; encoded by the coding sequence ATGGAAAACAAAAACACTCAAGCGAATGAGAAAAACAACGAGCATGCATCTTCTTCATTAGAACGCAACGAATTGCACAACACCATTTGGAAAGTGGCTAATGAATTGAGAGGCTCAGTGGATGGCTGGGATTTCAAGCAATACGTTTTAGGCATTCTTTTTTACCGCTACATTTCAGAAAACATGACTGATTACATCAATCAGCGAGAAAGCGATCCGAGTTTTGATTACGCTTCATTAAGCGATGAAATGGCCGAGCGTGCAAGAAAAGGGCTTATTGAAGAAAAAGGCTTTTTCATCCCGCCAAGCGCTTTATTTTGTAACGTGCTAAAAAATGCGCCTAGTAACGAAGATCTCAATGTAACCCTACAAAATATTTTCACCGAAATAGAAAAATCCAGCCTTGGCACTCCATCAGAAGAAAATGTCAAAGGCTTGTTTGCGGATTTAGACGTCAATAGCAATAAATTAGGGAGCTCTCATTCAAAAAGGGTGGAAAAATTGACTAAAATCCTTCAAGCCATAGGGGGCATGCAATTAGGCGACTATTTAAAAAGCGGGATTGATGTTTTTGGCGACGCTTATGAATATTTAATGGCCATGTATGCGAGCAACGCCGGCAAAAGCGGAGGGGAATTTTTCACCCCCCAAGAAGTGAGCGAACTGCTCGCTAAAATCGCCCTGCACGGCCAAGAAAGCATCAATAAAGTTTATGACCCATGCTGTGGGAGCGGGAGCTTACTCTTACAATTTTCTAAAGTGCTAGGCGATAAAAATGTTTCAAAAGGGTATTTTGGGCAAGAAATCAATTTGACCACTTACAACCTTTGCCGAATCAACATGTTTTTGCATGACATCAATTACTCTAAATTCCACATTGCGCTAGGGGACACGCTTTTAGACCCAAAACATGAAGACGATGAGCCTTTTGATGCGATCGTTTCCAACCCTCCCTATTCCACTAAATGGGTGGGCGATAGCAACCCCATTTTAATCAACGATGAGCGCTTTAGCCCGGCTGGTGTGTTAGCGCCCAAAAACGCCGCCGATCTCGCTTTCACTATGCACATGCTTTCTTATCTGTCCAATAGCGGCACGGCTGCGATCGTGGAATTTCCCGGGGTGCTTTATAGAGGCGGCGCGGAAAAAAAGATCAGAGAATATTTAGTGAAAGAAAATTGCATTGACTGCGTGATCGCTTTACCTGAAAACCTCTTTTTTGGAACGAATATCGCCACTTGCATTTTAGTGCTTAAGAAAAACAAAAAAGACGACACCACGCTTTTTATTGATGCGAGTAAGGAATTTGTCAAAGATGGCAAGAAAAACAAGCTCAAAGAGCGCAACCGAGAAAAGATTTTGCAAACCTATATTGAAAGAAAAGAGGTTAAGCACTTTTGCGCTCTAGTTAATATAGAGAAAATCCAAGAAAACGATTACAATCTATCCGTGAACCGCTACGTGGAGCAAGAAGACACGAAAGAGATTATTGACATTAAAGCGCTTAATAGTGAGATCGCTCAAATCGTAGAAAAACAGAGCGCTTTAAGAAACCGCCTTGAATCCATTATCAAAGAATTAGAAGCTTAA
- a CDS encoding phosphatase PAP2 family protein has product MVFDRTISVREKKAAKALGIVGVVFFILFGIVISGVAFQKEWVQQLDLFFIDLIRNPAPIQGSAWLSFVFFSTWFAQSKLTTPIALLIGLWFGFQKRIALGVWFFFSILLGEFTLKSLKLLVARPRPVTNGELVFAHGFSFPSGHALASALFYGSLALLLCYSNANARIKTIGAIILLFWIVLMSYDRVYLGVHYPSDVLGGFLLGIAWSCCSLALYLGFLKRPYKAA; this is encoded by the coding sequence ATGGTATTTGACAGAACGATAAGCGTGAGAGAGAAAAAAGCGGCTAAGGCACTTGGAATAGTAGGGGTGGTCTTTTTTATATTGTTTGGCATTGTGATAAGCGGGGTGGCTTTTCAAAAAGAGTGGGTGCAACAATTGGATTTGTTTTTTATAGACTTGATCCGCAATCCTGCCCCCATTCAAGGGAGCGCGTGGCTTTCTTTCGTGTTTTTTAGCACTTGGTTTGCACAAAGCAAGCTCACCACTCCTATAGCCTTACTCATTGGCTTGTGGTTTGGGTTTCAAAAACGCATCGCTTTGGGGGTGTGGTTTTTCTTTAGCATCTTATTAGGTGAATTCACCTTAAAATCCCTTAAGCTTTTAGTGGCGCGCCCACGGCCTGTAACCAATGGCGAATTGGTTTTTGCGCATGGCTTTAGTTTCCCTAGCGGGCATGCTTTAGCTTCAGCGCTTTTTTACGGCTCTTTGGCGTTGTTGTTATGCTATTCTAACGCAAATGCTCGCATTAAAACTATTGGTGCTATTATTTTACTTTTTTGGATTGTTTTAATGTCGTATGATAGGGTTTATTTAGGGGTGCATTACCCTAGCGATGTTTTAGGAGGGTTTTTGTTAGGGATTGCTTGGTCGTGTTGCTCTTTAGCGCTCTATTTAGGGTTTTTGAAACGCCCTTATAAAGCCGCTTAA
- the thiM gene encoding hydroxyethylthiazole kinase: MLKELRQKRPLVHNITNYVAAQFVANGLLALGASPLMSDAIAEMQDLAKISDALAINIGTLNDRTILCAKEAIKRYKALNKPIVLDPVGCSASALRHDTSLELLKSGGISALRGNAAELGSLVGISCESKGLDSKHSTTPIEIVKRAAQKYSVIAVMTGKTDYVSDGKKVFSITGGSEYLTAITGAGCLHAAACASFLSLKKDPLDSMAQLCAFYKQAAFNAQKKALENNGSNGSFLFYFLDALSLPIKLENSLIKEVL; encoded by the coding sequence ATGTTAAAAGAATTACGCCAAAAACGCCCTTTAGTGCATAATATCACCAATTATGTGGCGGCGCAATTTGTGGCTAATGGATTATTAGCTTTAGGGGCATCGCCTTTAATGAGCGATGCGATCGCTGAAATGCAAGATTTAGCGAAAATTTCTGACGCGCTCGCTATCAATATTGGCACCCTTAATGATCGCACCATTTTATGCGCTAAAGAGGCGATCAAACGTTACAAGGCTTTGAACAAACCCATCGTGTTGGATCCTGTGGGGTGTTCAGCGAGCGCTTTGCGTCATGACACAAGCTTAGAGCTTTTGAAAAGTGGTGGGATTAGCGCGCTTAGGGGCAATGCCGCCGAATTAGGCTCTTTAGTGGGTATTTCTTGCGAAAGTAAGGGGTTAGATTCCAAGCATTCTACCACGCCTATAGAAATTGTCAAACGAGCGGCTCAAAAGTATTCTGTGATAGCGGTAATGACGGGTAAAACAGATTACGTGAGCGATGGGAAAAAAGTTTTTAGTATTACTGGGGGGAGCGAATATTTGACTGCAATTACTGGGGCTGGGTGTTTGCATGCCGCGGCGTGCGCGAGCTTTTTAAGTTTGAAAAAAGACCCCTTAGATTCTATGGCGCAACTTTGCGCTTTCTATAAACAAGCCGCTTTTAACGCGCAAAAAAAAGCGTTAGAAAATAACGGCTCTAATGGTTCGTTTTTGTTTTATTTTTTAGACGCTCTAAGCTTGCCCATAAAGTTAGAAAATAGCCTTATTAAGGAAGTATTGTGA
- a CDS encoding restriction endonuclease subunit S — MNHIEKLLQTLAPKGVEFKTLEEVFEIKNGYTPSKNNPEFWKNGTIPWFRMEDIRENGRILKDSIQHITPKALKGKKLFPKNSIIISTTATIGEHALLIVDSLANQQFTFLSKKANCDLALDMKFFFYQCFLLGEWCKNNTNVSGFASVDMTAFKKYKFPIPPLEIQQEIVKILDAFTELNTELNTELNTELNARKKQYQYYQNMLLDFNDINQSRKDAKEKLAQKPYPKRLKTLLHTLAPKGVEFRKLGDIGEFTRGNGLLKSDLKDKGRPVVHYGQIHTQYNLSIDKTISYVNEALFHKLKKAKPNDILIVTTSENVKDVGKSIAWLGNEEVAFSGEMYSYSTNENPKFIIYYFQTYFFQKEKEKKITGTKVMRIHENDLKQITIPIPPLEIQQEIVKILDQFLALTTDLLAGIPAEIKARKKQYEYYREKLLTFKPLQNKG, encoded by the coding sequence ATGAACCACATAGAAAAACTACTCCAAACTTTAGCGCCTAAGGGGGTGGAGTTTAAAACGCTTGAAGAGGTTTTTGAAATTAAAAATGGTTACACCCCATCAAAAAACAATCCTGAATTTTGGAAAAATGGGACTATCCCTTGGTTTAGAATGGAAGATATTAGAGAAAATGGGAGGATTTTAAAAGACTCTATCCAACACATTACCCCAAAGGCTTTGAAAGGTAAGAAACTATTCCCTAAAAACTCTATTATTATTTCTACAACAGCAACGATAGGAGAGCATGCCCTTTTAATTGTTGATTCGCTAGCGAATCAACAATTCACTTTTTTAAGCAAAAAAGCGAATTGTGATCTTGCTTTAGACATGAAATTCTTTTTTTACCAATGCTTTCTTTTGGGGGAATGGTGTAAAAACAATACCAATGTTTCAGGTTTTGCTTCTGTGGATATGACTGCTTTTAAAAAATATAAGTTCCCCATCCCACCCCTAGAGATCCAACAAGAGATCGTTAAGATTTTGGACGCTTTCACAGAATTAAACACAGAATTAAACACAGAATTAAACACAGAATTAAACGCGCGAAAAAAACAATACCAGTATTACCAAAACATGCTTTTAGACTTTAATGATATTAATCAAAGCCGCAAAGACGCCAAAGAAAAATTAGCGCAAAAACCCTACCCCAAACGCTTGAAAACCTTACTCCACACTCTAGCGCCTAAGGGGGTGGAGTTTAGGAAGTTGGGGGATATTGGGGAATTTACTAGAGGTAATGGGCTTTTGAAAAGTGATTTAAAAGATAAGGGGAGACCTGTTGTTCATTATGGACAAATACACACTCAATACAATCTTTCAATTGATAAGACAATTTCATATGTTAATGAAGCTTTATTCCATAAATTAAAAAAAGCAAAACCAAACGATATTCTCATCGTTACAACTTCAGAAAATGTAAAAGATGTAGGAAAAAGTATCGCATGGCTAGGAAATGAAGAGGTTGCCTTTTCGGGTGAGATGTATAGCTATTCTACAAATGAAAACCCTAAATTTATCATTTATTACTTTCAAACTTATTTTTTTCAAAAAGAAAAGGAAAAGAAAATAACAGGAACTAAAGTTATGCGTATCCATGAAAATGATTTAAAACAAATAACCATCCCCATCCCACCCCTAGAAATCCAACAAGAGATCGTTAAGATTTTGGATCAATTTTTGGCCCTAACCACCGATTTGTTAGCCGGTATCCCCGCTGAAATCAAAGCCAGAAAAAAGCAATACGAATATTACCGAGAAAAACTACTGACTTTCAAACCCCTCCAAAATAAGGGATAA